One segment of Candidatus Methylomirabilis lanthanidiphila DNA contains the following:
- the carB_1 gene encoding carbamoyl phosphate synthase large subunit → MKIFVHESITAGGLGKSPVPPTLLAEGRMMLEALLADLLDLHEHRLSVQVDRRCLPQLRSRPGLQVIDSGDRYSQCFRQMVDEADAVFLIAPETDGQLETITAMVEKCGKLVVGSSAAGVKASGDKMLTYRLLKTRGVPTPRTLRLRPADDPASIGRRLGYPMVVKPINGVGCHSVYVARQQSELEQTIASARQEAQDATLLPQAYIDGVAVSVSLLTDGSRSLPLTLNLQEIRGRSRLRYHGGRVPFDHPLRALAFRRASQVVQAIPGLKGYVGIDLVLTDHDAVVIEVNPRLTTSYVGVRQVLRQNPATLILDAVAGTLPDPAAIQIVGSARFTTRSCQVKSLGNRQ, encoded by the coding sequence ATGAAGATTTTCGTGCACGAATCTATCACGGCAGGCGGGTTGGGTAAAAGCCCGGTCCCGCCGACACTGTTGGCAGAAGGACGCATGATGCTTGAGGCGCTGCTGGCCGATCTGCTTGACCTTCACGAGCACAGGCTCTCTGTGCAGGTCGATCGGAGGTGCCTCCCACAGCTCCGCTCTCGCCCCGGCCTTCAGGTAATTGACAGCGGGGATCGCTACTCTCAATGCTTCCGACAGATGGTCGATGAGGCGGATGCCGTATTTCTGATAGCTCCGGAGACAGACGGCCAACTCGAAACGATCACGGCGATGGTCGAGAAGTGCGGTAAGTTAGTAGTCGGTTCCAGCGCTGCCGGTGTTAAGGCCTCCGGCGATAAGATGCTGACGTATCGATTGCTGAAGACCCGCGGCGTCCCCACCCCCAGGACGCTCCGTCTTCGTCCTGCTGATGACCCGGCATCGATAGGCCGCCGACTCGGCTACCCTATGGTAGTCAAGCCGATTAACGGGGTGGGATGTCACAGCGTATACGTCGCGAGACAACAATCTGAATTGGAACAGACGATCGCGTCGGCCAGGCAGGAGGCGCAAGACGCGACGCTTCTCCCGCAAGCCTACATCGACGGCGTTGCCGTCAGCGTCTCGCTCCTGACCGACGGTAGCCGGTCTCTCCCCTTAACCTTGAACCTCCAGGAGATCAGAGGGCGGAGCAGGCTCAGGTACCACGGGGGACGCGTCCCTTTTGATCATCCGCTCCGTGCCTTGGCGTTCCGTCGAGCCAGCCAGGTGGTTCAGGCGATTCCAGGCCTGAAGGGGTATGTCGGGATCGATCTGGTCCTGACCGACCACGATGCGGTGGTCATCGAGGTCAACCCCCGCCTCACGACCTCGTATGTCGGGGTCCGACAGGTCCTTCGGCAGAATCCGGCTACCCTGATTCTTGACGCGGTGGCAGGTACACTTCCGGATCCTGCCGCGATCCAGATCGTCGGGTCGGCGCGGTTTACCACACGTTCCTGTCAGGTGAAATCTCTGGGGAATCGGCAATGA
- the hisA gene encoding 1-(5-phosphoribosyl)-5-[(5-phosphoribosylamino)methylideneamino] imidazole-4-carboxamide isomerase, producing MQVIPVIDIMRGIAVHARRGERSVYRPIRSVLLQGADPVALLRAYRSAFESTAVYVADLDAIMGNGENLAIIEKMAVAEPEITLLVDAGIHDTLQARRLLDAGAKKVIIASESLAAFDAASGLLAVLGTEQTLFSLDLTAHAMIWREPSTESRDPSVAAAHLASLGFREAILLEMDRIGTGGGIDVELLDQVTTAAPGIRFIVGGGIASVAELVRLRRAGASGVLLATALHSGTITRDDLNRVMAEA from the coding sequence ATGCAGGTGATACCCGTCATCGATATTATGCGAGGGATTGCAGTCCATGCGCGCCGCGGGGAGCGGTCGGTGTACCGGCCGATCCGGAGCGTTCTGCTGCAGGGGGCCGATCCTGTCGCCCTCCTGCGGGCGTACCGGAGTGCCTTCGAGAGTACAGCCGTATATGTCGCTGATCTGGATGCCATCATGGGCAACGGCGAGAATCTGGCCATCATCGAGAAGATGGCTGTCGCCGAGCCGGAGATCACGCTGCTGGTTGATGCCGGCATTCACGACACCCTGCAGGCCAGGCGGCTGTTGGATGCGGGCGCGAAGAAGGTCATTATCGCCTCCGAGTCGCTGGCGGCCTTCGACGCCGCATCAGGGCTCCTCGCTGTGCTGGGGACTGAGCAGACACTCTTCAGCCTCGACCTCACAGCGCACGCGATGATCTGGCGAGAACCATCAACCGAGTCGAGGGATCCGAGCGTGGCGGCCGCACATCTTGCGTCACTCGGATTTCGTGAGGCGATTCTCCTGGAGATGGACCGAATCGGGACGGGCGGCGGGATTGACGTCGAACTGCTGGACCAGGTGACGACCGCCGCGCCCGGCATACGATTCATCGTGGGCGGAGGAATCGCGTCAGTTGCCGAGCTTGTACGCCTCCGGCGCGCCGGCGCGTCCGGGGTGTTGCTCGCCACCGCGCTGCATAGCGGGACCATCACGCGAGACGACTTGAATCGCGTGATGGCAGAAGCCTAG
- a CDS encoding 6-pyruvoyl tetrahydropterin synthase has product MAAFRIRVDHENLKFSSAHFVLFGNGKCEGLHGHNYRAWVELEGSLQPSDYVLDFLAVKPLMKAICEQLNHKVMLPTENAGLKIESGDVIVDAVYGKKQYRFPAEDVLLLPIHNTSAELLARYICGLLREEIKSQYGGKGVVTIRVGVQESFGQEASYEEAF; this is encoded by the coding sequence ATGGCGGCGTTTCGCATCAGGGTTGACCACGAGAATCTGAAGTTCAGCTCGGCCCATTTTGTGCTCTTCGGTAACGGCAAATGCGAGGGTCTGCACGGGCATAACTACCGGGCCTGGGTGGAATTGGAGGGGTCGCTTCAGCCGAGCGATTATGTCCTTGATTTCCTCGCCGTCAAGCCGCTCATGAAAGCGATCTGCGAGCAGCTCAACCACAAGGTCATGCTGCCGACCGAGAATGCGGGCCTGAAGATCGAAAGCGGCGACGTGATTGTCGACGCGGTCTACGGTAAGAAGCAGTACCGCTTCCCAGCGGAAGATGTGCTGCTGCTCCCGATTCACAATACCAGCGCGGAACTGTTGGCCAGATACATCTGCGGGCTGCTGCGGGAAGAGATCAAGAGCCAGTACGGGGGCAAGGGGGTCGTCACCATCAGGGTCGGTGTGCAGGAATCGTTCGGGCAGGAGGCCTCGTACGAAGAGGCATTCTAG
- the parD1 gene encoding Antitoxin ParD1 — MNISLTPQLEKLVKNKVESGLYGSASEVMREALRLLEERDRRHALRVEELKAEIKKGLDSGKPTALDVGAIKARGRKRLEAQQNKANG; from the coding sequence ATGAACATTTCACTGACGCCACAACTTGAAAAACTGGTGAAAAACAAAGTAGAGAGCGGGCTTTATGGTTCCGCAAGCGAAGTAATGCGCGAAGCCTTGCGCCTTCTTGAAGAACGAGACCGAAGACACGCCTTGCGTGTTGAGGAACTCAAGGCCGAAATCAAGAAAGGCCTGGACAGCGGCAAGCCAACAGCTTTAGACGTAGGAGCCATTAAGGCACGGGGCCGTAAACGGCTTGAGGCGCAACAAAACAAAGCTAATGGCTGA
- a CDS encoding HicB, which produces MNTMNHKGYTARVEFDERDSIFVGRVLGLRTMISFHGETVAELRSEFETAIEEFLRDCKEQGVRPEKPASGKLMLRVPPEVHGAALVAAQAAGKSLNQWATEVLEEATHL; this is translated from the coding sequence ATGAATACCATGAATCACAAGGGCTACACCGCAAGAGTAGAGTTCGACGAACGCGACAGCATCTTTGTAGGTCGCGTTCTTGGGCTGCGCACTATGATTAGTTTTCACGGTGAAACCGTGGCTGAGCTGCGTTCTGAGTTTGAGACTGCTATCGAAGAATTCTTGCGAGACTGCAAGGAGCAAGGCGTCCGCCCTGAAAAGCCCGCATCCGGCAAGCTCATGCTGCGAGTGCCACCTGAAGTGCACGGAGCTGCTTTGGTCGCGGCGCAAGCCGCTGGCAAAAGCCTGAATCAGTGGGCAACTGAGGTACTCGAAGAGGCCACTCATTTGTGA
- a CDS encoding putative kinase inhibitor has product MKGIEEGAAKGAMPPGAREGATSWKRTGCGGPCPPIWRHRYFHKLYALDVELPDVKKPTKAALEGAMGGHGVGHAEIIGIYEKARK; this is encoded by the coding sequence GTGAAGGGGATCGAGGAAGGGGCCGCCAAGGGAGCCATGCCGCCCGGCGCGCGCGAGGGTGCCACTAGCTGGAAGCGCACCGGCTGCGGAGGACCCTGCCCGCCGATCTGGCGCCATCGGTACTTTCACAAGCTCTACGCGCTCGACGTCGAGTTGCCGGATGTGAAGAAACCGACCAAGGCGGCGCTCGAGGGTGCGATGGGCGGCCACGGTGTCGGCCACGCCGAGATCATCGGGATCTACGAGAAGGCAAGAAAGTAG
- a CDS encoding Hydantoinase/oxoprolinase produces the protein MIRMIGWDIGGANVKAARILFTDGRAENGRTVRRYFELWNNSGGLHPLLREIYSDLGPADAMVVTMTGELCDAFDDRAEGVASIIDAVRETAPEIPLYAVDLEGRLIRLDGSAVELLTLAPTNWIAEALVLACLQPDCLLVDIGSTTTDLIPIVGGRIAAQGKRDIERLARGELIYTGALRTSVAAIASRIPIHGTICRIAAEYFAISADVHLVLGRLAPEDYTCATPDGREKTKGGALRRLARVACEDSRHLTAGELHAMAAYIAEQQIQQITEGMFQVLSRIEIGLHLPVVPVGIGAFLGEACARRLNLPACDPPALTECGSVALSPCAAAAYLLGEMLSRG, from the coding sequence ATGATCCGGATGATCGGATGGGACATCGGCGGCGCAAACGTGAAGGCTGCCCGCATTCTGTTTACTGACGGACGCGCCGAGAACGGGCGTACGGTTCGCCGTTATTTCGAGCTGTGGAACAACAGCGGCGGCCTCCATCCACTCTTGCGGGAGATCTATAGCGACCTTGGACCAGCCGATGCGATGGTGGTAACCATGACCGGGGAGCTGTGCGATGCGTTCGACGACAGAGCCGAAGGGGTGGCATCCATCATCGACGCGGTGCGAGAAACGGCCCCTGAGATCCCGCTATACGCCGTCGATCTTGAGGGGAGGCTCATTCGCCTGGACGGAAGTGCGGTGGAACTACTCACCCTTGCGCCGACAAATTGGATCGCCGAGGCGTTGGTGCTGGCATGCCTGCAACCGGACTGCCTGCTGGTGGATATCGGCAGCACCACCACCGATCTGATTCCGATCGTAGGCGGGAGAATCGCCGCACAGGGCAAACGGGACATCGAGCGGTTGGCACGCGGGGAGCTGATCTACACGGGCGCCCTCCGTACGTCTGTCGCCGCTATTGCGTCCCGGATCCCCATACACGGGACGATCTGCCGGATCGCGGCTGAATACTTCGCCATCTCGGCGGATGTGCATCTGGTATTAGGCAGGCTCGCGCCGGAGGACTACACTTGCGCGACCCCTGACGGCCGCGAGAAAACGAAGGGGGGGGCGCTCCGCCGCCTGGCCAGGGTAGCCTGCGAAGACAGTCGGCATCTCACAGCCGGTGAACTTCACGCGATGGCCGCCTACATCGCCGAGCAACAGATCCAGCAGATCACGGAAGGAATGTTTCAGGTACTCTCCAGGATCGAGATCGGCCTCCACCTCCCTGTGGTACCGGTGGGCATCGGCGCCTTCCTGGGGGAGGCCTGCGCAAGACGGCTGAACCTTCCGGCGTGCGACCCTCCGGCACTCACCGAGTGCGGATCTGTCGCACTGAGCCCATGCGCGGCGGCCGCCTACCTTTTGGGAGAGATGCTCTCACGAGGATAA
- a CDS encoding Phosphoribulokinase/uridine kinase family protein, translating to MAKTTPLLLGIGGDSGTGKSTFVGGIYKIFGPEKITNINLDDYHTFDRVQRKIYGLTALHPAANNMALMGKHAWQLKKGEKIIKPVYDHSTGCFAEPEEVDPNQIVIIGGLFPFFTQELRDVFDLKVYLDPDEELKRAWKIHRDAGRRGYSIEQVMKEIEARQDDIRRHIEPQKEYADIIVRFYPPNGTWSPQDDAQLNVRLFLSRTLPKTGLDELLQEAMGRKTRRAVRLVDEDYYGQPFHTLEIDGSISPQTAAGLEQRIWAHLLAPMKLIQDLAPDKLGSFASGEASGHSDALALVQLISVYYLLQAREARQKAPQEGLAGIAEG from the coding sequence ATGGCCAAGACCACCCCGCTCCTGCTCGGTATCGGCGGGGATAGTGGGACCGGGAAGTCTACGTTTGTCGGCGGCATCTACAAGATTTTCGGTCCTGAGAAGATTACTAATATCAATCTTGACGATTACCACACGTTCGACCGCGTTCAGCGCAAGATCTACGGACTGACCGCCCTGCATCCGGCGGCCAACAACATGGCCTTAATGGGGAAGCACGCCTGGCAACTCAAAAAAGGCGAGAAGATCATTAAGCCGGTGTATGATCACTCGACGGGATGTTTCGCGGAGCCTGAGGAGGTCGATCCGAACCAGATTGTCATCATCGGCGGCCTGTTTCCTTTTTTTACCCAGGAACTGAGGGATGTCTTTGATTTGAAGGTGTATCTGGACCCGGATGAGGAGTTGAAGCGGGCCTGGAAGATCCATCGAGATGCCGGAAGGCGAGGCTACAGCATCGAGCAGGTCATGAAGGAGATTGAGGCCAGGCAGGATGATATCAGAAGGCACATCGAACCCCAGAAGGAATATGCCGACATCATCGTCCGATTCTATCCCCCTAACGGCACCTGGAGCCCGCAGGATGATGCCCAACTGAACGTTCGCCTCTTCCTCAGTCGAACCTTGCCGAAGACCGGTCTGGATGAGCTGCTGCAGGAGGCAATGGGCCGAAAGACCCGGAGGGCCGTCCGACTGGTGGACGAGGACTATTATGGTCAGCCCTTCCACACCCTGGAAATCGACGGCTCCATCTCGCCTCAAACGGCGGCCGGGCTTGAGCAACGGATCTGGGCCCATCTGCTTGCCCCGATGAAATTGATTCAGGATCTGGCGCCGGATAAGCTCGGCAGTTTTGCCTCAGGCGAAGCCTCCGGCCATAGCGATGCCTTGGCCCTTGTGCAATTAAT
- a CDS encoding 50S rRNA methyltransferase, with protein sequence MSLTRRSSKGKMTMDFFATTAQGMEHLLCDELRALGAEITSETRAGASFRGELELAYRACLWSRTANRILMPLCTFPAADETALYDGVRTIRWSEHLAPAQTIAVDFRSSHSKITHAHFGALKTKDAIVDQFRDERNERPSVKVVEPDVRVNVYLHEDEATISLDLSGESLHRRGYRVRTAEAPLKETLAAAILLLADWPALSKLGTPLLDPMCGSGALPIEAALIAADIAPGLRRSYFGFLNWLGHDARMWRRVLAEAEASEIRDAKRIPPIVGFDVDGRAVRIALENVERAGLRGRVHIEKRELSEARPLERRRAPRGEGPLGVLVSNPPYGERMGEEDSLGLLYETIGNLLRREFTGWTGYVFTGNPELAKRVGLRAAKRHILWNGAIECRLLEFPISKEKVRATDDPGPAWRKPRPPRPPAPEAQMFVNRLQKNWRHLRKWAKREGVSCYRIYDADLPEYAVAVDLYEQSAHVQEYQAPKTVDEKKTEERLEDIMALLPEALGLPREDIFLKVRRRQRGREQYEKQGSESAVREVSEGGYRFLINLSDYLDTGLFLDNRRLRAMIGEAARDRDFLNLFCYTATATVYAAKGGATSTTSVDLSNTYLDWAQQNFALNNIAGNTHHLVRANCSEWLAEPRSPYGLIFLAPPTFSNSTRVDTVFDLQQGYIPLVEKCADLLTPDGILFFSTNFRRFKFNPAAFPGLRSENISRMTIPQDFARDPRVHQAWKIVRR encoded by the coding sequence ATGTCGCTGACGCGACGCTCGTCGAAGGGCAAGATGACCATGGATTTTTTCGCCACCACCGCGCAAGGAATGGAGCACCTGCTATGCGATGAGCTGCGCGCTCTCGGAGCGGAGATCACCTCGGAGACGCGGGCCGGTGCCTCATTTCGCGGGGAGCTCGAATTGGCCTATCGCGCCTGCTTGTGGTCACGCACCGCCAATCGAATCTTGATGCCGCTATGCACCTTCCCCGCCGCAGACGAGACCGCGCTCTACGATGGCGTCCGCACCATTCGCTGGTCGGAGCATCTCGCCCCGGCGCAGACCATCGCCGTCGACTTTCGATCGTCCCACTCTAAGATCACTCACGCTCACTTCGGCGCGCTCAAGACCAAAGACGCGATCGTCGATCAATTTCGCGACGAACGAAATGAGCGCCCCTCGGTCAAGGTGGTCGAGCCGGATGTTCGGGTCAATGTCTACCTCCACGAGGACGAGGCAACGATCAGCCTCGATCTGTCGGGCGAGAGCCTGCACCGACGCGGCTATCGCGTCCGGACCGCCGAGGCGCCGCTGAAGGAAACTCTCGCGGCGGCAATCCTTTTGCTCGCCGATTGGCCGGCGCTCAGCAAGCTCGGTACACCCCTGCTCGATCCCATGTGCGGCTCTGGGGCGCTCCCCATCGAAGCGGCGCTCATCGCCGCGGACATCGCGCCCGGACTGAGGCGGAGCTACTTTGGGTTTCTCAATTGGCTTGGCCACGACGCCCGGATGTGGCGTCGAGTGTTGGCGGAGGCGGAGGCCAGCGAGATTCGCGACGCGAAAAGAATCCCGCCAATCGTCGGCTTCGACGTCGACGGCCGCGCGGTGCGAATTGCCCTCGAGAACGTCGAACGGGCCGGCCTGCGAGGGCGAGTGCATATCGAGAAGCGCGAGCTATCCGAGGCGCGGCCGCTCGAACGCCGCCGCGCACCACGCGGTGAAGGGCCGCTCGGAGTCCTCGTCAGTAACCCGCCCTATGGCGAGCGCATGGGCGAGGAGGATTCCCTCGGGCTGCTGTACGAGACCATCGGCAATCTTCTCCGTCGCGAATTCACCGGCTGGACCGGGTACGTCTTCACGGGCAACCCGGAGCTGGCCAAGCGCGTCGGCCTGCGCGCGGCCAAGCGGCACATCTTGTGGAACGGCGCCATCGAGTGCCGTCTCCTCGAATTTCCGATCTCGAAGGAGAAGGTTCGTGCCACCGACGATCCCGGGCCGGCGTGGCGAAAACCTCGCCCGCCCCGTCCGCCAGCCCCGGAAGCGCAAATGTTCGTCAACCGCCTGCAGAAGAACTGGCGCCACTTGCGAAAGTGGGCGAAGCGCGAAGGCGTGTCCTGCTACCGCATCTACGACGCTGATCTCCCGGAGTACGCGGTGGCCGTCGATCTGTACGAACAATCGGCGCACGTACAGGAGTATCAAGCTCCGAAGACCGTCGACGAGAAGAAGACCGAAGAACGCCTCGAGGACATCATGGCGCTGTTGCCAGAAGCGCTCGGCCTGCCACGCGAAGACATCTTCTTGAAGGTGCGCCGTCGCCAACGGGGCCGGGAGCAGTACGAGAAGCAGGGCAGTGAGAGCGCGGTGCGCGAGGTCAGCGAAGGCGGCTATCGCTTCCTCATCAACCTGAGCGACTACCTCGACACCGGCCTCTTCCTCGACAACCGGCGCCTGCGGGCGATGATCGGCGAGGCGGCGCGCGATCGCGATTTTCTCAACCTCTTTTGCTACACCGCGACCGCCACTGTCTATGCCGCCAAGGGCGGAGCCACATCGACCACCAGCGTCGATCTATCGAACACCTACCTCGATTGGGCACAGCAAAACTTTGCGCTCAACAACATCGCCGGGAACACACACCACCTTGTCCGCGCCAACTGCAGCGAGTGGCTTGCCGAGCCGCGCTCACCCTATGGACTCATCTTCTTGGCCCCCCCGACGTTTTCCAACTCGACGCGCGTGGACACCGTGTTCGACCTGCAGCAGGGCTACATTCCCCTCGTGGAAAAGTGCGCCGACCTGCTAACCCCCGACGGGATTCTCTTCTTCTCCACCAATTTCCGACGCTTCAAGTTCAACCCGGCAGCATTCCCGGGACTGCGCAGCGAGAACATCTCACGGATGACGATTCCACAAGACTTCGCGCGCGATCCCCGCGTCCATCAAGCGTGGAAGATCGTACGCCGCTGA